From Halotia branconii CENA392, the proteins below share one genomic window:
- a CDS encoding DUF2996 domain-containing protein, with product MVDPTNHNQAGEVAPSTVDKQAPTVAEENAPTTKEPVATDIPTANTPDPKAANPKVNPDAAKETTAPPKQEKPAAAKAAPAGDKPAAKAAKKEKPPAVEDKPFVEFMQQDYLPALQTAIKEQGIQDLQLSFAKQKLPVAGLGSAEECWQVIGSWQNGLRQFNVYFPDEDITGKKGFSCNEGKRPSTLESFLIDERKITLDLLVFGLVQRLNGQKWLGRN from the coding sequence ATGGTAGACCCAACCAATCATAATCAAGCGGGAGAGGTGGCTCCCAGCACTGTTGACAAGCAAGCCCCCACTGTCGCTGAAGAAAACGCTCCTACTACTAAAGAACCAGTAGCAACAGATATCCCTACTGCCAACACGCCAGATCCCAAAGCAGCAAACCCGAAAGTTAATCCTGATGCTGCTAAAGAAACTACTGCACCTCCCAAGCAAGAAAAACCAGCTGCCGCTAAAGCTGCACCAGCAGGAGACAAACCAGCCGCCAAAGCCGCAAAAAAAGAGAAACCCCCCGCTGTTGAAGATAAACCGTTTGTAGAATTTATGCAGCAAGATTATTTGCCAGCATTGCAAACAGCAATCAAAGAGCAAGGAATACAAGATTTGCAGCTGTCTTTTGCCAAGCAAAAACTTCCTGTTGCTGGCTTAGGATCAGCTGAGGAATGTTGGCAAGTTATAGGTAGTTGGCAAAATGGTCTGCGCCAGTTTAATGTATATTTCCCTGATGAAGATATTACTGGCAAAAAAGGTTTTTCTTGTAATGAAGGTAAAAGACCTAGCACTTTAGAGTCATTTCTCATTGATGAGCGCAAAATTACCCTTGACTTACTGGTATTTGGCTTAGTCCAGCGTTTGAACGGTCAAAAGTGGCTAGGTAGAAATTAG
- the glgB gene encoding 1,4-alpha-glucan branching enzyme has translation MSMTTIAPEQVNRIVWNQHHDPFEILGSHPIEQNGKNVWVVRAYQPNASAVWVVLPEQRQEYPMQTVHHPHFFECTIEIAELANYQLKIKEGEHERVTYDPYAFRSPRLTDFDLHLFSEGNHHRIYEKLGAHPTEIGGVKGVYFAVWAPNARNVSLLGDFNLWDGRKHQMRKGATGVWELFIPEIGVGEHYKYEIKNFAGHIYEKSDPYGFQQEPRPKTASIVTDLDAYNWGDENWMEKRRHTDPLTQPVSVYEVHLGSWLHASSAEPPKLPNGENQPVVPVSELNLGARFLTYRELADRLIPYVKELGYTHLEMLPIAEHPFDGSWGYQVTGYYAPTSRFGTAEDFMYFIDKCHQNDIGIIVDWVPGHFPKDGHGLAFFDGSHLYEHADPRKGEHKEWGTLVFNYSRHEVSNFLAANALFWFDKYHIDGIRVDAVASMLYNDYCREPGEWLPNQYGGRENLEAAEFLRQVNHIIFSYFPGILSIAEESTSWPMVSWPTYTGGLGFNLKWNMGWMHDMLDYFSMDPWFRQFHQNNITFSMWYNHSENFMLALSHDEVVHGKSNIIGKMPGDTWQKLANVRCLFAYMFAHPGKKTMFMSMEFGQWSEWNVWADLEWRLLQYEPHQQLKTFFQDLNNLYRSEPALYTQDFAEPGFEWIDCSDNRHSVVSFIRRDKDSDDFVVVVCNFTPQPHSHYRIGVPEQGFYTELFNSDARPYGGSNMGNLGGKWTDQWSLHNHPYSLDLCLPPLGVLILKLDQKKTAEALGS, from the coding sequence ATGTCCATGACCACGATTGCCCCTGAACAGGTTAACCGTATAGTTTGGAATCAACATCACGATCCCTTTGAAATATTAGGTTCCCATCCCATAGAACAAAACGGCAAAAATGTCTGGGTTGTGCGAGCCTACCAACCAAATGCTAGCGCTGTATGGGTAGTCCTTCCTGAACAACGACAGGAATATCCAATGCAAACTGTGCATCATCCTCATTTTTTTGAATGCACCATTGAAATAGCAGAACTAGCAAACTACCAGTTAAAGATTAAAGAAGGAGAACATGAGCGTGTCACTTATGACCCTTACGCCTTCCGTTCTCCTCGTTTAACAGACTTTGATTTACACTTATTTTCCGAAGGCAATCATCATCGCATCTACGAAAAACTGGGAGCGCATCCTACAGAAATAGGTGGTGTTAAGGGTGTTTATTTTGCCGTATGGGCACCTAATGCTCGTAATGTTTCGTTGCTGGGAGATTTCAACCTTTGGGATGGGCGCAAACACCAAATGCGTAAAGGCGCTACTGGTGTTTGGGAATTATTTATTCCCGAAATTGGTGTCGGAGAGCATTACAAATACGAAATTAAAAATTTTGCAGGACACATTTACGAAAAATCTGATCCCTACGGTTTCCAGCAAGAACCTCGCCCAAAAACAGCATCTATTGTCACCGATTTAGATGCTTACAACTGGGGCGACGAAAACTGGATGGAAAAACGCCGTCATACTGACCCCCTCACCCAACCAGTCTCAGTTTATGAAGTACATTTAGGTTCTTGGTTACACGCTTCTAGTGCAGAACCACCTAAACTGCCCAATGGTGAAAATCAACCTGTAGTTCCTGTTTCTGAACTAAATCTTGGCGCACGTTTCCTTACTTACAGGGAATTGGCTGATAGACTTATTCCCTACGTCAAAGAGTTAGGATACACGCATCTGGAAATGCTGCCCATTGCAGAGCATCCTTTTGATGGTTCTTGGGGTTATCAAGTAACTGGGTACTATGCCCCCACCTCCCGTTTTGGCACTGCCGAAGATTTCATGTATTTTATTGACAAATGTCACCAAAATGATATAGGGATAATTGTGGATTGGGTTCCTGGTCACTTTCCCAAAGATGGACATGGTTTAGCTTTCTTTGATGGTAGCCACTTATACGAACATGCTGACCCTCGTAAGGGCGAACACAAAGAATGGGGTACTTTGGTGTTCAACTACAGTCGCCACGAAGTCAGTAATTTCCTCGCAGCAAATGCTCTCTTCTGGTTTGATAAGTACCACATTGACGGGATTCGGGTTGATGCTGTTGCTTCCATGCTTTACAACGATTATTGTCGTGAACCAGGAGAATGGCTGCCTAACCAGTACGGAGGTAGAGAAAACCTAGAAGCAGCAGAGTTCCTCCGTCAGGTAAATCACATCATTTTCAGTTATTTCCCTGGCATTCTCTCAATTGCGGAAGAATCTACCTCCTGGCCGATGGTATCTTGGCCAACCTACACAGGGGGACTGGGATTTAACTTGAAATGGAATATGGGTTGGATGCACGATATGCTGGACTACTTCAGTATGGACCCGTGGTTCCGCCAGTTCCATCAAAATAACATCACCTTTAGTATGTGGTATAACCATAGCGAAAACTTCATGCTGGCACTGTCCCACGATGAAGTAGTGCATGGTAAGAGTAACATCATCGGCAAAATGCCGGGAGATACATGGCAGAAGTTAGCTAACGTGCGTTGTTTGTTTGCTTATATGTTTGCTCACCCAGGCAAGAAAACTATGTTTATGAGCATGGAGTTTGGACAATGGAGTGAGTGGAATGTTTGGGCTGATTTAGAGTGGCGTTTATTACAGTACGAACCACATCAACAATTAAAAACATTTTTCCAGGATTTGAATAATCTCTACCGTTCTGAGCCAGCCTTGTATACTCAAGATTTTGCGGAGCCTGGGTTTGAATGGATTGACTGTAGCGACAACCGCCATAGTGTAGTTTCTTTCATCCGCCGAGATAAAGATTCTGATGATTTTGTTGTTGTAGTTTGCAACTTCACACCTCAACCTCATTCTCACTATCGTATAGGTGTTCCAGAGCAAGGATTTTATACTGAGTTGTTTAATAGTGATGCTCGTCCTTATGGGGGTAGCAATATGGGCAACTTAGGTGGTAAGTGGACAGATCAATGGTCACTGCACAATCATCCTTATTCGCTGGATTTGTGTCTACCGCCCTTGGGTGTGTTGATTCTCAAGTTGGATCAGAAGAAGACTGCCGAAGCCTTAGGATCTTAA
- a CDS encoding cation:proton antiporter, translating into MEASFEITLQMVIAVFAGISAQVLAAYFRVPSIVLLLLVGILLGSDGIGLLHPNLLGMGLEVIVALATAIILFEGGLNLDLRELGRVSVSLQLLVTLGTLITLLGGSMAAHWLGEFPWNIAFLYASIVVVTGPTVVSPLLKQINVDRQVATLLEGEGVLIDPVGAILAFVVLDTIVNGDADPINAIIGLIMRLGIGSAIGGVGGYLMSLIFKRANFLSFELKNLVVLAILWGLFSLAQTIRSESGVMTTVVAGAVFANSSVPEERLLRSFKGQLTILSVSVLFILLAADLSIASVFALGWGSLFTVLALMFVVRPINILLCTWNSDLNWRQKLFLSWIAPRGIVSASVASLFAILLTQRGINGGDAIKALVFLTIILTVVCQGLTAGWVANWLRITSKEATGAVIVGCNPLSLLIARFFQEREETIVIIDTDPERCEQAEAQNLRVIASSALDVTVLEEAGLDSIGTFLAMTNNGEVNFVLAQRAAEEFSPPRVLAVFPRDPQANPNSNNKVHQAFATDVTIKTWNEYLNDGRVKLGTTTLSEPELSQQQGRIQEKIQAGELIPLLVERKERLQVIPVNQKWEAGDRIIYLLHDPRPNLLKRLSGGNQSTRLALEKLPEVEEVPLDKLSELFTSDTPGS; encoded by the coding sequence ATGGAAGCATCTTTTGAAATCACCCTACAGATGGTGATCGCTGTTTTTGCAGGTATTAGCGCCCAAGTACTAGCGGCGTATTTTCGTGTACCTAGCATTGTCTTGTTATTGTTAGTCGGCATTTTGCTTGGTTCTGATGGTATTGGGTTGCTGCACCCCAATTTGCTAGGTATGGGACTGGAAGTGATTGTTGCTTTAGCGACGGCAATCATTTTATTTGAGGGCGGACTTAATTTAGATCTGCGAGAGTTGGGTAGAGTTTCAGTTAGTCTGCAATTGCTTGTAACTCTAGGAACGCTAATTACACTGCTTGGCGGTAGTATGGCTGCTCACTGGCTAGGAGAATTTCCGTGGAACATAGCTTTCCTTTACGCTTCTATAGTTGTGGTGACAGGGCCAACTGTTGTTAGTCCTTTACTCAAACAAATCAATGTAGATCGACAAGTAGCAACTCTTTTGGAAGGCGAAGGAGTTTTAATCGACCCTGTAGGAGCTATTCTGGCATTTGTTGTGCTTGACACGATCGTAAATGGTGATGCTGACCCCATCAATGCCATCATTGGTCTAATTATGCGTTTGGGTATTGGCTCGGCTATTGGCGGTGTCGGCGGCTACTTGATGAGCTTGATTTTTAAACGAGCTAATTTTTTGTCATTCGAGCTAAAAAACTTGGTGGTTTTAGCGATACTTTGGGGTCTGTTTTCTTTGGCGCAGACTATCCGCAGTGAATCGGGTGTCATGACAACAGTAGTTGCAGGAGCAGTGTTTGCCAATTCTTCGGTTCCAGAAGAACGCCTATTGCGTAGTTTTAAAGGTCAGCTGACAATTCTCAGCGTTTCTGTTCTATTTATTCTGCTAGCAGCTGATTTATCGATCGCTAGTGTGTTTGCTTTGGGTTGGGGTAGTTTATTTACTGTTTTGGCATTGATGTTTGTCGTTCGCCCGATCAACATCCTTTTGTGTACTTGGAATAGTGACCTGAACTGGCGACAAAAATTGTTTTTGAGCTGGATTGCCCCTAGGGGAATTGTTTCGGCTTCTGTTGCTTCTTTGTTCGCAATTTTGCTGACTCAGCGTGGTATTAATGGTGGTGATGCCATTAAAGCTTTAGTTTTTCTCACAATTATTCTGACAGTTGTCTGTCAAGGGCTAACCGCTGGCTGGGTTGCTAACTGGCTGCGAATCACTTCTAAGGAAGCAACTGGAGCAGTAATTGTGGGTTGTAATCCCTTAAGTCTTTTGATTGCCCGCTTTTTTCAAGAACGAGAAGAAACAATAGTGATAATTGATACTGACCCGGAACGGTGTGAACAAGCAGAAGCTCAAAATCTCCGGGTCATTGCCAGCAGTGCGCTAGATGTTACGGTTTTGGAAGAAGCGGGATTAGATTCTATTGGCACTTTTTTAGCTATGACCAATAATGGCGAGGTGAATTTTGTCTTGGCTCAACGAGCTGCTGAGGAGTTCAGTCCACCGCGCGTTTTGGCAGTTTTCCCGCGTGATCCACAAGCGAATCCGAACTCAAACAATAAGGTTCACCAAGCTTTTGCAACAGATGTAACAATTAAGACTTGGAATGAATATCTGAATGATGGGCGAGTGAAGTTAGGAACAACGACGTTGAGTGAACCAGAACTTTCTCAACAACAGGGTCGGATTCAAGAAAAAATTCAGGCTGGAGAGTTGATACCTTTGCTGGTAGAACGAAAAGAACGCCTCCAGGTAATACCAGTCAACCAAAAGTGGGAAGCAGGCGATCGCATTATCTACTTATTGCATGATCCCAGGCCTAATCTATTAAAACGTCTATCTGGTGGCAACCAATCTACTCGTTTAGCTCTAGAAAAGTTACCAGAGGTTGAAGAAGTACCGCTAGATAAATTATCTGAACTTTTTACCAGCGATACTCCTGGTAGTTGA
- a CDS encoding hemolysin family protein yields the protein MSGFPDLIWTDVGLRLLSVLLLIAINAFFVTAEFSMVTVRRSRIHQLVKAGDIPAIAVEGLQRSIERLLSTTQLGITLSSLALGWIGESSIAVLINAWLKSWPLPERASNFMAHSLSIPIAFFLIAYLQIVLGELCPKSVAILYSEQLARFLGPSVKAIMRFFSPFIWILNQSTRCLLRLFGIEYTGQSWRQPVTSEELQLIISTERESIGLQLSERELLNNVFEFGDVTAQDVMIPRTNIVALPKDASFQSLLQEMASTGHSRYPMIGESLDDIRGIVYFRDLAQPLAVGKLTSQAHIQPWMRPARFVPENTPLSELLPMMQQEKPAMVIVVNEFGGTVGLVTIQDVIAEIIGDAGAHETSDDLLIQMLDPQTFLVQAQVNLEDLNEVLHLNLPLIKEYQTLGGFLLYQLQKMPIKGETFFYENLEFTVMSVVGPRVHQIQVRRLQE from the coding sequence GTGAGTGGTTTTCCTGACTTAATTTGGACGGATGTGGGGCTGCGATTGTTATCAGTGCTGTTGCTGATTGCCATCAATGCTTTTTTTGTGACGGCGGAATTTTCAATGGTGACAGTAAGGCGATCGCGTATTCATCAACTTGTCAAAGCTGGCGATATTCCTGCGATCGCTGTTGAGGGTCTGCAACGTAGTATTGAAAGACTGCTATCTACGACCCAATTAGGCATTACCCTCTCTAGTTTGGCACTGGGATGGATTGGAGAAAGTTCAATTGCCGTGCTAATAAATGCATGGCTAAAATCTTGGCCTCTACCAGAAAGAGCAAGCAACTTTATGGCTCATTCTCTATCAATTCCCATCGCCTTTTTCTTGATTGCCTATCTGCAAATTGTTTTAGGGGAACTGTGTCCCAAATCGGTCGCCATACTTTATTCAGAACAATTAGCACGATTTTTGGGGCCATCGGTAAAAGCAATCATGCGCTTTTTCAGCCCCTTTATTTGGATTCTTAACCAATCAACCCGTTGTTTGTTAAGACTTTTTGGCATCGAATACACTGGCCAAAGTTGGAGACAACCTGTAACTTCAGAAGAATTACAATTGATTATTTCTACAGAACGAGAATCTATTGGTTTACAGCTTTCGGAGCGAGAACTGTTAAATAATGTCTTTGAGTTTGGGGACGTAACAGCACAAGATGTAATGATCCCTCGTACCAACATTGTAGCATTACCAAAAGATGCTTCTTTCCAAAGCTTACTCCAAGAAATGGCATCTACTGGTCATTCTCGCTATCCCATGATTGGAGAATCTTTAGACGACATTCGTGGCATAGTTTACTTCCGAGATTTAGCACAACCCTTAGCTGTAGGAAAACTCACTTCACAAGCACATATTCAACCTTGGATGCGTCCGGCGAGGTTCGTACCGGAAAATACGCCCTTGAGTGAATTATTGCCAATGATGCAGCAAGAAAAACCAGCTATGGTCATAGTAGTAAATGAATTTGGCGGCACTGTGGGATTGGTGACAATTCAAGATGTCATTGCTGAAATTATTGGTGATGCAGGCGCACATGAAACTAGCGACGACTTGCTGATTCAGATGTTAGACCCCCAGACATTTTTGGTGCAAGCCCAGGTCAACTTAGAAGATCTCAACGAGGTCTTGCATCTTAATTTACCTTTAATAAAGGAATATCAGACACTAGGAGGCTTTTTGCTGTATCAATTACAGAAAATGCCTATCAAAGGTGAAACCTTCTTCTATGAAAATCTTGAATTTACTGTGATGTCAGTTGTAGGACCACGCGTACACCAAATCCAAGTACGACGATTACAAGAGTAG
- a CDS encoding SRPBCC family protein — translation MTEQHNTIDDFELIAPGEDTSLEDSLTANVGDLPVVGVQIEKIAERQRQITANVQIPHSIEQTWKVLTDYEALVDFIPSLAKSRLLEHPNGGIRLEQIGSQRLLNFNFHARVVLDLEECFPKAINFQMVEGDFKGFSGSWCLEPYSFSEYVGTNLYYTIQVWPKRTMPVGIIERRLSNDLRLNLLAVYQRVQQLANQNF, via the coding sequence GTGACTGAACAACACAACACCATAGATGATTTTGAACTCATCGCCCCTGGTGAGGATACAAGCTTAGAAGATTCTTTGACTGCTAACGTGGGTGATTTGCCAGTTGTAGGAGTCCAAATTGAGAAAATAGCAGAACGACAGCGGCAAATCACTGCTAATGTGCAAATTCCCCACTCTATTGAGCAAACCTGGAAGGTGCTGACAGATTACGAAGCCTTAGTTGATTTCATACCTAGCCTTGCTAAAAGTCGCTTGCTTGAACATCCTAATGGTGGCATTCGACTTGAACAAATAGGCTCTCAGCGCCTACTGAATTTCAACTTTCATGCCCGTGTAGTTTTAGATTTAGAAGAATGTTTCCCCAAAGCAATTAATTTCCAGATGGTAGAGGGAGATTTTAAAGGTTTTTCTGGTAGCTGGTGTCTAGAGCCTTATTCTTTTAGTGAATATGTAGGAACAAATCTTTATTATACCATCCAAGTTTGGCCCAAACGGACTATGCCAGTGGGTATTATTGAACGTCGCCTCAGTAATGATTTGCGGTTAAACCTTTTAGCTGTTTACCAACGTGTGCAACAGTTAGCTAATCAAAATTTCTAG
- a CDS encoding GAF domain-containing sensor histidine kinase, whose amino-acid sequence MKKRLSLPSPCPNDLEQLQSHSVKLMQHQEELAHQLTQRINHIIASSPATAIMLQEIAQLLGIAFKVDCCCLITVTNETSSEVANANWCSDEYLEMPHSSEMFSMERLLMDLPVVQCAAETLTIEDISTIQNSLVVGCQYLPLPIKAVLAIPARFGNKNNGVISLIKFQPYDWSESEKQLLKSVESSCAIAFSQVAQAQLIASQQQYLQKTNQHQNLIKQLTILSRTNLELNQMLQLAIASTAESLQADRGLLILLKYTDPLFRFQQKKQIPNAKATVVGEWKRESPTLYLDKINTLEQSFSVLSCDLCQRAFTEAGKPVIIDYTDFQDTSTVARLFAVEVLPAVLLVPLENQGKILGFLVLQQATARSWQLAELNLVEMVCAQVSNAIIQSQTLRQVQTLVDDRTAKLKSSLELQGKLHERTRQYVEQLRELNELKDEFLSNMSDRLRYPLTNMLMSIKNLRLPGIAPERQVRYLDILEQECTKEINLINDLLTLQKLESHQEPPQFETINLNSKIQGLGISFEKKLVDKGLSITVDLPEEPLNLQTELDSFDRILQELLTNACKYSERETTVHLQAFHRVEQQIDQVIIKVTNIGRGISEEEATYIFDRFRRGKGRWTPGTGLGLALVKSLVQHLNGEITVESVAILDSQLSEICFTLTLPQFSDESKPYSESD is encoded by the coding sequence ATGAAAAAGCGTTTATCACTGCCGTCACCGTGTCCAAATGACCTAGAGCAACTACAATCACACTCGGTCAAGCTGATGCAGCATCAGGAAGAACTAGCCCACCAGTTGACACAAAGAATTAATCACATTATTGCCAGTAGTCCAGCCACGGCGATAATGCTGCAAGAGATTGCTCAATTGTTAGGAATTGCTTTCAAAGTGGATTGCTGCTGCTTAATTACGGTGACAAATGAAACGTCAAGCGAAGTTGCTAATGCGAATTGGTGTTCTGATGAATACTTAGAGATGCCGCACTCCAGCGAAATGTTCTCTATGGAACGGTTGCTGATGGACTTACCAGTAGTCCAATGTGCCGCTGAAACGTTGACCATAGAAGACATCTCGACAATTCAAAATAGTTTGGTAGTTGGATGTCAATACTTACCACTACCAATCAAAGCAGTTTTGGCAATTCCGGCTCGATTTGGAAACAAAAACAATGGTGTAATTAGTCTGATCAAATTCCAACCCTATGATTGGAGTGAGTCAGAAAAACAATTATTAAAATCGGTAGAGTCTTCTTGTGCGATCGCTTTTTCTCAGGTAGCACAAGCACAGTTAATTGCCAGTCAACAGCAGTATCTGCAAAAGACTAACCAACACCAAAACTTGATCAAGCAATTAACCATACTAAGTCGTACTAACTTGGAGTTAAATCAGATGCTCCAGTTAGCAATCGCTTCTACTGCCGAATCTCTCCAGGCAGATCGAGGCTTGCTCATCCTGCTTAAATATACAGATCCATTATTTAGATTTCAACAAAAAAAACAAATTCCTAATGCCAAAGCTACCGTTGTTGGTGAATGGAAGCGGGAATCGCCAACTCTTTACCTTGATAAAATAAACACATTAGAGCAGTCATTTTCTGTTTTAAGTTGTGATTTATGCCAACGTGCCTTTACAGAAGCGGGTAAGCCAGTCATCATCGACTATACAGATTTTCAGGATACATCAACAGTTGCCCGGTTGTTTGCAGTTGAGGTGTTACCTGCGGTGCTGTTAGTGCCACTAGAAAACCAAGGCAAGATTTTAGGATTTTTGGTGTTACAGCAAGCAACAGCTCGCAGTTGGCAACTAGCAGAATTAAATCTTGTGGAAATGGTCTGCGCTCAAGTCAGTAATGCCATAATTCAGTCACAGACATTGCGACAAGTACAGACTCTAGTAGATGATCGTACCGCGAAGCTCAAAAGTAGTCTGGAACTCCAGGGAAAATTACACGAAAGAACACGGCAATATGTTGAGCAGCTGCGAGAACTCAACGAACTCAAAGATGAATTTCTCAGCAACATGAGCGATCGCTTGCGCTATCCTCTAACAAATATGCTGATGTCAATCAAAAATCTACGTCTGCCGGGAATAGCTCCAGAGCGTCAGGTAAGATACTTGGATATTTTAGAGCAAGAATGTACTAAAGAAATTAACTTAATTAATGATTTGTTGACACTCCAAAAATTAGAGTCTCACCAAGAACCGCCACAATTTGAAACTATTAATTTAAATTCTAAAATTCAGGGATTGGGAATATCTTTTGAGAAAAAGCTGGTAGATAAAGGATTAAGTATAACCGTAGATTTACCAGAGGAACCGTTAAATTTACAAACCGAACTAGATAGTTTTGACCGCATCCTCCAAGAACTGTTAACTAATGCTTGTAAATACTCAGAGCGTGAGACTACTGTCCACTTGCAAGCTTTTCACCGAGTTGAGCAACAAATCGATCAAGTTATTATTAAGGTAACTAACATAGGGCGTGGCATATCTGAAGAAGAAGCGACCTATATTTTTGATCGGTTCCGTCGCGGTAAAGGTCGCTGGACACCGGGTACTGGCTTAGGACTGGCTTTAGTTAAGTCTTTGGTACAGCATCTAAATGGGGAAATCACAGTAGAGAGTGTGGCAATCTTAGATTCTCAACTCAGCGAAATTTGTTTTACCCTAACCCTGCCGCAATTTTCTGACGAAAGCAAACCATATTCTGAAAGTGACTGA
- a CDS encoding peptidoglycan D,D-transpeptidase FtsI family protein gives MQKSPNKSKLRNFWRSVFTRRPKSFRREGIETPTSKIQDQIPNTKSRVLIVWGILIAAGLGLGINLYRIQIVQGFKLTQKARNQQMVNLRPFTPRRLMVDRNKNVLAIDRPVYTVFAHPKLFEKSNEIMAEQLAPILDKSPAELRKTFQSQKSGITLASALPEATADRISTLRLNGLELIQKYSRFYPTEDLTAAVVGYVNTDRRGQAGVEYSQEKLLERSMQTVRLSRAGNGALMPDHAPEGFLHFDDLQLQLTIDSRLQRAARIALKEQLEKFGAKRGAVIVMDALDGSLLALVCQPTYDPNEYSKADISLFKNWTVADLYEPGSTFKPLNVAIALENGVIKADDVFDDRGTIKVADRVIKNAVVNGYRRINIAQILQTSSNIGMVQIIQRLRPSVYYNWLERLGLGQKVDTDLPFEVSGRLKTQEEFIASPIEPATSSFGQGFSLTPLQLVQLHGALANGGKLVTPHVVQGLIDSKGQMHYSPSRPAPRQIFSRAITQKVVEMMETVVSEGSGKSAQISGYRIGGKTGTAQKASPSGGYIKGARITSFVAILPVESPRYVVLALADEPKGENAYGSTVAAPIVKSVMEALIPIEQIPPSQTINPQPTAPTP, from the coding sequence ATACAGAAGTCACCAAACAAATCAAAATTGAGAAATTTTTGGCGGTCAGTATTTACGAGGCGACCAAAGTCTTTCAGGCGAGAGGGGATAGAGACACCTACCTCTAAAATCCAAGACCAGATTCCGAATACCAAATCCAGAGTGTTAATAGTATGGGGTATATTAATTGCCGCAGGTTTGGGATTAGGCATTAATTTATACAGAATACAAATTGTTCAAGGTTTCAAGCTAACGCAGAAAGCACGAAACCAACAAATGGTAAATTTGCGACCTTTCACGCCTCGTCGCCTGATGGTGGATCGGAATAAAAATGTATTGGCAATTGACCGTCCTGTATATACAGTGTTCGCTCATCCCAAATTGTTTGAGAAGTCTAATGAAATAATGGCAGAGCAACTAGCCCCAATACTAGACAAAAGCCCTGCTGAATTAAGAAAAACTTTTCAAAGTCAAAAAAGTGGAATTACACTTGCTTCTGCCTTACCAGAAGCAACTGCCGATCGCATCAGTACATTGCGTTTAAATGGCTTGGAGTTAATTCAAAAATACTCACGATTTTATCCGACAGAAGATTTAACTGCTGCTGTGGTGGGTTATGTAAACACTGACCGTCGTGGTCAAGCAGGGGTGGAATATAGTCAAGAGAAGTTATTAGAACGTTCTATGCAGACGGTGCGTTTGAGTCGGGCGGGTAACGGAGCTTTAATGCCGGATCATGCACCAGAAGGATTTCTACATTTTGATGACTTACAATTGCAACTGACTATTGATAGTCGTTTACAAAGAGCTGCTCGCATTGCTCTCAAAGAACAATTAGAGAAGTTTGGCGCGAAACGCGGCGCAGTCATCGTAATGGATGCCTTAGATGGTTCCCTACTGGCTTTAGTGTGTCAGCCTACCTATGACCCCAATGAGTACTCAAAAGCGGATATATCATTGTTTAAAAATTGGACGGTAGCGGATCTTTATGAACCGGGATCAACTTTCAAGCCTTTAAATGTGGCGATCGCTCTCGAAAATGGTGTCATTAAAGCAGATGATGTATTTGATGATCGCGGTACTATCAAAGTCGCTGACCGAGTCATCAAAAATGCTGTAGTCAACGGTTATCGACGAATTAACATTGCTCAAATTTTGCAAACTTCTAGCAATATTGGCATGGTACAAATTATCCAGCGATTGCGTCCTTCGGTCTACTATAACTGGCTAGAACGCCTGGGATTAGGACAAAAAGTCGATACAGATTTACCTTTTGAAGTTAGCGGTCGTCTCAAAACTCAAGAAGAATTTATTGCCTCACCAATTGAACCAGCAACTAGCTCCTTTGGGCAAGGCTTTTCTTTAACACCACTACAGTTGGTGCAACTGCACGGAGCCTTAGCTAATGGTGGCAAACTAGTCACACCCCATGTAGTTCAAGGATTAATCGATAGTAAAGGGCAGATGCATTACTCACCTTCTCGCCCCGCACCACGTCAAATTTTTTCTCGTGCGATCACTCAAAAAGTAGTAGAAATGATGGAAACTGTTGTTTCTGAAGGTAGTGGCAAATCAGCGCAAATTTCGGGATATCGCATTGGAGGTAAAACTGGCACAGCCCAAAAAGCTAGTCCTTCTGGTGGTTATATTAAGGGTGCTAGAATTACTAGTTTTGTGGCAATTTTACCAGTGGAATCCCCTCGTTATGTAGTGTTGGCATTGGCAGATGAACCAAAAGGAGAAAATGCTTATGGTTCTACTGTCGCTGCACCAATTGTTAAGTCGGTGATGGAAGCATTGATTCCAATCGAACAGATTCCACCAAGCCAAACAATAAACCCACAGCCGACTGCTCCTACTCCATAA